A single Montipora foliosa isolate CH-2021 chromosome 7, ASM3666993v2, whole genome shotgun sequence DNA region contains:
- the LOC138010371 gene encoding guanine nucleotide-binding protein-like 3 homolog produces MVLEAGMPVDSAEIVEEDMDSDEEQEEEESDDDNDINNEREEEEGEEEMEGSDVETQKDNITVLLKTEKAVTQSLTKTETGLKADEVNEFNLQSNKERKKFFKKQQKERRKQAVSSIEAMVDSDDAYNFDTDFS; encoded by the exons ATGGTTCTGGAAGCTGGTATGCCTGTGGATTCAGCTGAGATAGTGGAAGAAGACATG GATTCTgatgaagaacaagaagaagaagaatcgGATGATGACAACGACATTAATAACGAgcgcgaagaagaagaaggagaagaagaaatgGAAGGCAGTGACGTGGAG ACCCAGAAAGATAACATTACCGTCCTTTTAAAGACAGAAAAAGCCGTCACGCAGTCTCTTACAAAGACCGAAACCGGACTGAAAGCGGACGAAGTCAACGAGTTCAATTTGCAGTCCAACAAAGAGAGGAAAAAG TTTTTTAAGaagcaacaaaaagaaagaagaaaacaag CGGTGAGCAGTATCGAAGCCATGGTAGACAGCGACGACGCCTATAACTTCGATACTGACTTCAGTTAA